The Verrucomicrobiota bacterium sequence GCTACTACCAGGTGCATGGAGACGGTCTTGAGCTTTCGCTGGAAATCGCTGATGACCGTGGCCGCGTTGTTTGCCCTCGGCTGTTGCCCCAATGGAAATATCCGAGCCGCTGAAGAAACTTTGTTTGTGGCCCGACCGCTGACCGAAGAGAATTCTTTTACCGCCGGAATCGAGGGGCCGGCTTGTGACGCCCAGGGAAATATCTACGCCGTCAATTTTGCTAGGGAACAGACCATCGGTAAGGTTTCGCCCGACGGGAATGCGGAAGTCTTCGTGGAGTTGCCCGGCAAGAGCACGGGCAACGGCATCGTCATTGGCCGCGACGGGACACTGTTTGTCGCCGATTACGTGGGGCACAATATTTTGCGCATCGATCCCAGATCGCGGGCTGTTTCGGTGCTGGCGCATGACGACCGGATGAACCAGCCGAATGACCTGGCGCTCGCGCCGTCTGGGAACATTTACGCCAGCGATCCGAATTGGAAGGAAAGCACTGGCCAAATCTGGCTCGCAAGTCACACTGGCAAGCTCAGTTTGGTGGCGACGAACCTGGGCACCAGCAATGGCATCGA is a genomic window containing:
- a CDS encoding SMP-30/gluconolactonase/LRE family protein, whose product is METVLSFRWKSLMTVAALFALGCCPNGNIRAAEETLFVARPLTEENSFTAGIEGPACDAQGNIYAVNFAREQTIGKVSPDGNAEVFVELPGKSTGNGIVIGRDGTLFVADYVGHNILRIDPRSRAVSVLAHDDRMNQPNDLALAPSGNIYASDPNWKESTGQIWLASHTGKLSLVATNLGTSNGIEVSPDGKILYVNESVQRNVWAFTIESDGSLTHKRLLKKFDDHGFDGMRCDVDGNLYITRHGKGTVVKLSPDGKALQEVDVLGSKPSNLCFGGPDGRTVYVTEVDHRRLVQFRVDRPGLAFARLR